A window of the Brassica oleracea var. oleracea cultivar TO1000 chromosome C1, BOL, whole genome shotgun sequence genome harbors these coding sequences:
- the LOC106342638 gene encoding transcription factor bHLH147-like has protein sequence MEYISPLTNHPTAGSSYDQSRRKRKKKPTSPSPSHSSSQSSVQKWRSEKQQQIYSTNIIQSLRELRISAATDASGKLSPRGGGIAVRDAAYRSLAVTARGRTLWSRAILSKAVKVKLKFRKHNRLRTSNPPPTVVSITGNSRLKKKRATVLRLKGKGFTAVQRKVKLLSRLIPGCRKQPLPVVLEETTDYIVAMEMQIRALNAIISAVGSSSAVPKTGNDGEETHMLD, from the coding sequence ATGGAGTATATTTCTCCACTGACAAATCATCCAACGGCTGGCTCCAGTTATGATCAGTCGCGGCGTAAGCGTAAGAAGAAACCAACGTCACCATCACCGTCGCATTCTTCGTCTCAATCTTCGGTGCAGAAATGGAGATCCGAGAAGCAGCAGCAAATCTACTCGACTAACATCATTCAATCTCTAAGGGAACTACGTATTAGCGCCGCCACCGATGCATCTGGTAAGCTCTCTCCTCGCGGCGGAGGTATAGCCGTACGTGACGCCGCTTACAGGTCTCTGGCGGTTACGGCGAGAGGCAGAACACTGTGGAGCCGAGCTATACTATCTAAAGCCGTTAAAGTGAAGCTCAAGTTTAGGAAACATAACCGGTTAAGAACTTCGAATCCTCCTCCCACGGTGGTTTCGATAACCGGGAATAGCCGGTTAAAGAAAAAGAGAGCAACGGTTTTGAGGTTGAAGGGGAAGGGGTTTACAGCTGTACAGAGGAAAGTGAAATTGCTGAGCCGGTTAATCCCCGGATGCCGGAAACAACCATTACCGGTGGTTTTAGAAGAAACTACTGATTACATTGTTGCGATGGAGATGCAGATTCGTGCTTTGAATGCCATTATCTCCGCCGTTGGCTCCAGCTCGGCTGTGCCGAAGACAGGTAATGATGGCGAAGAGACACACATGCTCGATTAG
- the LOC106311642 gene encoding cysteine proteinase RD19a-like: MNRVIFFFLVAASLLVAITGEVVEDSFDNPIIRQVVPEENDEQLLNAEHHFSLFKSKYDKTYATQAEHDHRFRVFKANLRRARRHQLLDPSAVHGVTQFSDLTPKEFRRKYLGLKRKFRLPSDAQKAPILPTSDLPTDFDWRDQGAVTPVKNQGSCGSCWSFSATGALEGAHFLATKELVSLSEQQLVDCDHECDPEEANSCDSGCGGGLMNNAFEYTLKAGGLMKESDYPYTGHDNSGCKFDKSMIAARVSNFSVVSADEDQIAANLVHHGPLAIAINAMWMQTYIGGVSCPYICSKSQDHGVLLVGFGSSGYAPIRLKEKPYWIIKNSWGSTWGEDGYYKICRGRHNICGMDTMVSTVAAVHTSTR; encoded by the exons ATGAATCGTGTGATCTTCTTCTTCCTCGTAGCAGCCTCTTTGCTCGTCGCCATCACCGGCGAGGTAGTAGAAGACAGTTTCGATAACCCGATCATCAGGCAAGTCGTCCCGGAAGAAAACGATGAACAGCTACTCAACGCGGAGCACCATTTCTCTCTCTTCAAGTCCAAGTACGACAAGACTTACGCGACTCAGGCGGAGCACGATCACCGCTTCCGTGTCTTCAAGGCTAATCTACGGAGAGCTAGGCGTCACCAGCTGCTCGATCCGTCGGCCGTCCACGGCGTGACGCAATTCTCAGATCTTACTCCGAAGGAGTTCCGCCGCAAGTACCTAGGGCTGAAACGGAAGTTTCGTCTTCCCAGCGACGCTCAGAAGGCGCCGATCCTTCCGACTAGCGATCTCCCGACGGATTTCGATTGGCGTGACCAAGGAGCCGTAACTCCTGTTAAAAACCAG GGTTCTTGCGGATCATGCTGGTCGTTTAGCGCGACAGGAGCTCTTGAAGGAGCACACTTTCTGGCGACTAAAGAGCTTGTTAGCCTCAGTGAGCAGCAGCTCGTGGATTGCGACCATGAG TGCGATCCAGAAGAAGCCAACTCTTGTGACTCTGGTTGCGGTGGAGGACTAATGAACAACGCTTTTGAGTACACTCTCAAAGCTGGCGGCCTTATGAAAGAATCAGACTATCCTTATACAGGACACGACAATTCCGGCTGCAAGTTCGACAAGAGCATGATCGCTGCCAGAGTGTCTAATTTCAGCGTTGTCTCTGCTGATGAAGACCAAATCGCTGCAAATCTAGTCCACCACGGTCCTCTTGCTA TTGCTATCAATGCAATGTGGATGCAAACTTACATAGGAGGAGTCTCGTGCCCGTATATATGTTCTAAGAGCCAAGACCATGGAGTGCTCTTGGTTGGGTTTGGTTCATCGGGTTATGCACCAATCCGTCTCAAGGAGAAGCCTTACTGGATCATAAAGAACTCGTGGGGATCGACGTGGGGCGAGGATGGTTACTACAAAATCTGCAGGGGACGTCATAACATTTGTGGTATGGACACAATGGTATCTACAGTTGCTGCTGTTCATACCTCAACTCGGTAG
- the LOC106323068 gene encoding ubiquitin-conjugating enzyme E2 32-like encodes MADERYNRKNPAVKRILQEVKEMQANPSDDFMSLPLEENIFEWQFAIRGPSETEFEGGIYHGRIQLPSDYPFKPPSFLLLTPSGRFETNTKICLSISNYHPEHWQPSWSVRTALVALIAFMPSNPSGAIGSVDYPKEERRALATKSRESPPKYGSPERQKVIDEIHQYMLSKTPSPKPNPEECNKTSSADSDGQSQTKPQDTEAATAEPVTAVEENGVDQIAEEAGQTVVPGANAGENVAAGDNRNGLVRQREQATVAVRAAQRRGDDRLFTWAAVGLTIAIVVLLLKKLVRSSGHGALFMDES; translated from the exons ATGGCGGACGAGAGATATAACCGGAAGAACCCGGCGGTGAAGAGGATTCTCCAGGAGGTTAAGGAGATGCAAGCTAATCCCTCTGACGATTTCATGTCTCTTCCCCTCGAG GAGAATATATTTGAGTGGCAATTCGCGATCAGAGGCCCTAGCGAGACTGAATTTGAAGGAGGGATTTATCATGGGAGGATTCAGTTGCCTTCAGATTATCCTTTCAAACCTCCTTCCTTCTTGTTATTGACC CCTAGTGGTCGTTTTGAAACTAACACCAAGATTTGCTTGAGTATTTCTAATTACCATCCCGAGCATTGGCAGCCATCATGGAGTG TTCGGACTGCTTTGGTGGCTCTCATTGCGTTCATGCCTTCAAACCCCAGTGGAGCAATAGGCTCTGTAGATTACCCCAAGGAGGAGAGACGTGCACTTGCCACTAAATCACGCGAGTCACCACCCAAATATGGTTCTCCTGAGCGTCAAAAAGTTATTGATGAG ATTCATCAGTACATGCTCAGCAAGACACCTTCTCCGAAACCTAATCCTGAGGAATGTAACAAAACGTCTTCTGCTGATTCGGATGGTCAGTCCCAAACCAAGCCGCAGGACACTGAAGCTGCTACAGCCGAACCTGTTACAGCTGTTGAAGAGAATGGAGTCGATCAAATCGCTGAAGAGGCAGGTCAGACAGTTGTTCCTGGAGCAAATGCAGGGGAAAATGTTGCAGCGGGAGACAACAGAAACGGTTTGGTGAGGCAGAGGGAGCAAGCGACTGTTGCTGTTAGGGCGGCTCAGAGAAGGGGTGATGACAGGCTGTTCACGTGGGCAGCGGTTGGACTCACGATTGCGATAGTGGTTCTTTTGCTAAAGAAGTTGGTAAGGTCAAGTGGTCACGGCGCTCTGTTTATGGATGAGTCGTGA
- the LOC106298074 gene encoding uncharacterized protein LOC106298074, with product MEVRSDLRSTSFYSLLFVVILTVLSGLVSRSESAQQPFRREPGHTHWHHSAFLDVRESVRSDVRRMLHSRAEVPFQVPLEVNIVLVGMNGDGGYRYAMDPHKLEEFLRVSFSTHRPSCQETGEPLDIEHRLVYNVFPVGQPELIALEKTVKEAMVSAGTAVEADFGRHLPAYDVEATKVESAFNRLYSYIFDMEVGAGSAGTADKPIPSAIFVVNFDKVRMDPRNTDIDLDSLMFAKLPVLSDADKEKQEADYIYRYRYNGGGASQVWLGSGRYVVIDLSAGPCTYGKIETEEGSVSPRTLPRIRNIMLPGEVSPAGHQSTHDIFSGQLAALVATTIEHVIAPDVRFETVDLATRVLVPIIVLQNHNRYNIMERGQNYSINIEEIESAVKKMIHHGQEVVIVGGAHPLHRHEKLAIAVSKAMRGHSLQETKTDGRFHVHTKTYLDGAILKEEMERSTDVLAAGLLDVSDPGLSNKYFLRQSWEDESEGSNDSIVKHKPLWSPYSSKHQKGKKKKAVKKKGDLYRTYGTRVIPVFILSLADVDPMLMMEDESLVWASSDVVIVLQHLNEKIPLSYVSETERQHAIPSQVQRHILAGIASALGGVSAPYEKTSHAHERPVTNWLWAAGCHPFGPFSNVSQMSQMLQDVALRNTIYARVDSALRKIRETSEAVQNFASEYLKTPLGEPVKDKKNKTRTELWVEKFYKKTTTLPEPFPHELVERLEKYLDSVEEQLVDLSSLLYDHKLYDAHLNSSEILQTTMFTQQYVEHVLETERENMRCCKIEYKYTVGVKSYQTLVYGGILIAGFLVYFLVIFFSSPPAR from the exons ATGGAGGTGAGATCGGATTTACGATCGACTTCGTTTTATTCTCTCCTGTTCGTTGTGATTCTCACTGTTTTAAGCGGACTCGTTTCCCGGTCTGAGTCGGCTCAGCAACCTTTCCGCCGCGAGCCGGGTCACACTCACTGGCATCACAGCGCCTTCCTCGACGTACGAGAGAGCGTGCGATCGGATGTCCGCCGCATGCTTCACTCCCGTGCCGAG GTACCATTTCAGGTTCCTCTAGAAGTGAATATAGTCCTTGTTGGTATGAATGGGGATGGAGGATACAGATATGCTATGGATCCTCACAAGTTGGAGGAGTTCTTAAGAGTTAGCTTCTCGACCCATAGACCCTCGTGCCAAGAGACGGGAGAGCCACTTGACATTGAACATCGATTGGTTTATAATGTGTTTCCT GTTGGGCAACCTGAACTAATTGCTCTGGAGAAGACAGTGAAAGAAGCCATGGTGTCTGCTGGGACTGCAGTAGAG GCTGATTTTGGAAGACACTTACCTGCCTATGACGTAGAGGCAACCAAAGTTGAGTCCGCCTTTAACCGCCTTTACTCTTATATATTTGACATGGAAGTGGGAGCTGGATCAGCTGGCACGGCGGATAAACCGATACCAAGTGCCATATTCGTAGTTAATTTTGATAAG GTAAGAATGGATCCTCGAAATACCGATATTGATCTAGACAGCTTGATGTTTGCAAAGCTACCAGTGCTTAGTGATGCAGACAAGGAGAAACAGGAGGCAGATTATATTTATCGATATAGATACAATGGTGGAGGAGCATCCCAAGTTTGGCTCGGATCAGGCAG ATATGTTGTCATAGATTTGTCTGCGGGGCCTTGTACATACGGGAAGATTGAAACTGAAGAGGGAAGTGTCAGTCCTAGAACATTGCCAAGGATACGAAACATTATGCTTCCAGGAGAAGTTAGCCCTGCTGGTCATCAGTCTACCCATGACATTTTTTCTGGTCAGTTAGCGGCATTAGTAGCTACTACAATTGAGCACGTCATAGCTCCTGATGTCAG GTTTGAAACAGTTGATCTTGCGACTAGAGTGCTGGTACCTATCATTGTGCTCCAAAACCACAATCGATATAATATCATGGAAAGAGGACAAAACTACAGCATAAATATTGAAGAGATAGAATCCGCG GTAAAGAAAATGATTCATCATGGGCAAGAAGTAGTCATCGTTGGAGGGGCTCATCCATTACATCGCCATGAGAAGTTAGCTATTGCTGTCTCAAAAGCCATGCGTGGGCATTCCCTTCAGGAAACTAAGACGGACGGAAGATTCCATGTGCATACCAAAACATACCTAGATGGTGCTATTCTCAAAGAA GAAATGGAAAGGTCTACTGATGTTCTAGCTGCTGGTTTGCTCGATGTATCTGACCCTGGACTTTCTAATAAATACTTTCTGCGCCAG AGCTGGGAAGATGAATCCGAAGGTTCAAATGATTCCATCGTGAAACACAAACCTCTCTGGTCACCTTACAGCTCGAAACATCAAAAGGGGAAGAAAAAGAAGGCCGTTAAGAAAAAAGGAGATCTCTACCGAACTTACGGAACAAGAGTAATTCCAGT GTTTATACTCTCATTAGCCGATGTGGACCCAATGCTCATGATGGAAGATGAGAGTCTCGTGTGGGCGAGCAGTGATGTGGTCATTGTGCTTCAGCATCTAAATGAGAAAATACCTTTGAG TTATGTGTCTGAAACAGAGAGACAGCACGCCATTCCATCACAAGTGCAGCGGCATATACTTGCGGGTATAGCTTCTGCTTTAGGCGGTGTAAGTGCACCGTATGAAAAGACCTCTCACGCGCATGAAAGACCCGTCACCAATTGGCTTTGGGCAGCCGGTTGTCACCCGTTTGGACCGTTCTCAAACGTCTCTCAGATGAGTCAAATGCTTCAAGATGTTGCACTG AGGAATACTATCTATGCGCGGGTTGATTCTGCTCTACGCAAAATCCGTGAAACATCAGAG GCAGTACAAAACTTTGCATCTGAATACCTCAAGACTCCATTAGGAGAGCCAGTGAAAGACAAAAAGAACAAAACAAGAACGGAGCTGTGGGTGGAGAAGTTCTACAAAAAGACGACCACATTGCCCGAGCCTTTCCCACACGAGCTAGTCGAAAGATTAGAGAAATATCTAGAC AGTGTAGAGGAGCAACTGGTGGATCTTTCTTCTTTGCTATACGACCATAAACTATACGATGCTCATCTCAACAGCTCAGAGATTCTTCAGACCACCATGTTTACACAGCA GTACGTAGAACATGTACTAGAAACAGAAAGGGAGAACATGAGATGCTGTAAGATAGAGTACAAATACACAGTTGGAGTCAAATCTTATCAGACATTGGTGTACGGAGGGATACTTATTGCAGGTTTTCTTGTGTACTTCCTTGTCATCTTCTTCTCTTCTCCTCCTGCTCGTTGA
- the LOC106333025 gene encoding glycine-rich cell wall structural protein-like yields MGKVSKRLGLLVLMLVLLIIGVAECRRLEKETLGGGGAGGGFGGGKGGGGGLGGGAGGGFGGGAGGGKGGGLGGGHGGGVGGGFGGGAGGGKGGGLGGGGGVGGGHGGGVGGGFGGGAGGGKGGGLGGGHGGGVGGGFGGGAGGGKGGGVGGGHGGGAGGGFGGGVGGHGGGAGGGFGGGAGGGHGGGAGGGFGGGAGGGHGGGAGGGFGGGAGGGHGGGAGGGFGGGAGGGHAGGGGAGGGFGGGAGGGGGGGF; encoded by the coding sequence ATGGGGAAAGTTTCTAAGCGATTAGGGTTATTGGTTTTGATGCTTGTGTTGCTCATTATTGGAGTAGCAGAATGTAGGAGACTTGAGAAGGAGACTTTAGGAGGTGGTGGTGCTGGAGGTGGGTTTGGTGGTGGAAAAGGCGGTGGTGGTGGTCTTGGAGGAGGAGCTGGTGGAGGCTTTGGTGGTGGTGCTGGTGGAGGCAAAGGTGGTGGTCTAGGTGGAGGCCACGGTGGTGGTGTTGGAGGAGGATTCGGTGGTGGTGCTGGTGGAGGTAAAGGTGGTGGTCTTGGTGGTGGTGGTGGCGTTGGAGGAGGCCACGGTGGTGGTGTTGGAGGAGGGTTCGGTGGTGGTGCTGGTGGAGGCAAAGGTGGTGGTTTAGGTGGAGGTCACGGTGGTGGTGTTGGAGGAGGATTTGGTGGTGGTGCTGGTGGAGGCAAAGGTGGTGGCGTCGGAGGAGGCCATGGTGGTGGTGCTGGAGGAGGATTTGGTGGTGGTGTTGGAGGCCATGGTGGTGGTGCTGGTGGAGGGTTCGGTGGTGGTGCTGGTGGAGGACATGGTGGTGGTGCTGGAGGAGGATTTGGCGGTGGAGCTGGTGGAGGTCACGGTGGTGGTGCTGGAGGAGGATTCGGCGGTGGTGCAGGTGGAGGCCACGGTGGAGGAGCTGGTGGAGGTTTTGGCGGTGGTGCAGGAGGAGGCCATGCTGGCGGTGGTGGTGCTGGTGGAGGGTTTGGTGGTGGTGCCGGAGGAGGCGGTGGTGGTGGATTTTGA
- the LOC106299821 gene encoding outer envelope pore protein 16-2, chloroplastic, which yields MEKSGGRKVMDEIRSFEKASLFDLGHPLLNRVADSFVKAAAVGALQAVSREAYFTVVDGTGFDSSSMGPPSEDTGSKKHRFPNLRGENNSKSLEALVKNTGKESLQWGLAAGLYSGITYGMKEARGGAHDWRNSAVAGALTGAALAMTTSERTSHEQVVQSALTGAAISTAANLLSSVF from the exons ATGGAGAAGAGTGGAGGAAGAAAAGTAATGGATGAGATAAGAAGCTTTGAGAAGGCGAGTTTATTCGATCTTGGCCATCCCCTTCTCAACCGCGTCGCCGACTCCTTCGTCAAAGCCGCCGCT GTCGGAGCTTTGCAAGCTGTGTCGAGGGAAGCTTACTTTACTGTGGTTGATG GGACAGGTTTTGACTCGAGCAGCATGGGTCCACCGTCTGAGGACACCGGCAGCAAGAAACATAGGTTCCCTAATCTCAGAG GGGAAAACAACAGCAAATCTCTAGAGGCATTG GTGAAGAACACAGGAAAAGAATCTCTCCAGTGGG GGCTAGCAGCTGGATTATACTCCGGTATAACTTATGGTATGAAGGAGGCTCGTGGAGGAGCTCATGATTGG AGAAACAGTGCAGTGGCTGGAGCATTGACAGGAGCGGCACTGGCTATGACAACCTCGGAGAGGACAAGCCATGAGCAAGTGGTTCAGTCTGCTCTTACCGGAGCAGCCATTTCCACTGCTGCTAATCTCCTTTCCAGCGTTTTCTAG
- the LOC106293072 gene encoding dihydrolipoyl dehydrogenase 2, chloroplastic: MQSAFSLSFSQSSLTLPNRPLCSSNASPRNLRREAFGFSPSKQLTSCRFQVKSRRIEVSAAAGGNGAPSNKSFDYDLVIIGAGVGGHGAALHAVEKGLKTAIIEGDVVGGTCVNRGCVPSKALLAVSGRMRELQNEHHMKSFGLQVSAAGYDRQGVADHANNLATKIRNNLTNSMKALGVDILTGFGSVLGPQKVKYGKDNIITAKDIIIATGSVPFVPKGIEVDGKTVITSDHALKLESVPDWIAIVGSGYIGLEFSDVYTALGSEVTFIEALDQLMPGFDPEISKLAQRVLINPRKIDYHTGVFASKITPAKDGRPVMIELIDAKTKEPKDTLEVDAALIATGRAPFTNGLGLENINVATQRGFIPVDERMRVIDGNGKLVPNLYCIGDANGKLMLAHAASAQGISVVEQVTGRDHVLNHLTIPAACFTHPEISMVGLTEPQAREKAEKEGFKVSIAKTSFKANTKALAENEGEGLAKMIYRPDNGEILGVHIFGLHAADLIHEASNAIALGTRIQDIKLAVHAHPTLSEVVDELFKAAKVESPASTTPQSVKATV, translated from the exons ATGCAATCAGCTTTCTCTCTCTCCTTCTCACAGTCCTCTCTTACTCTACCCAATCGTCCGCTCTGTTCATCGAATGCCTCACCGAGAAATCTCCGGCGGGAGGCGTTTGGTTTCTCACCGTCGAAGCAGTTAACCTCTTGCCGTTTCCAAGTCAAAAGTAGAAGGATCGAAGTCTCCGCCGCTGCAGGTGGCAATGGAGCTCCTTCGAATAAGTCGTTCGATTATGATTTGGTCATTATCGGAGCTGGAGTTGGTGGCCACGGAGCTGCATTGCACGCCGTAGAGAAG GGACTCAAAACTGCCATCATTGAGGGAGATGTTGTTGGAGGGACTTGTGTTAACAGAGGATGTGTGCCTTCGAAAGCTCTTCTTGCTGTTAGTGGTCGGATGAGGGAACTTCAGAACGAACATCACATGAAGTCCTTTGGTCTGCAG GTTTCAGCTGCCGGTTATGACCGTCAGGGTGTGGCTGACCATGCGAATAACCTGGCTACCAAAATTAGGAATAATCTTACCAATTCTATGAAGGCGCTTGGTGTTGACATATTGACAGGGTTTGGCTCTGTTCTG GGGCCACAAAAGGTTAAATATGGAAAGGACAATATTATCACCGCCAAAGATATAATCATTGCAACTGGATCTGTACCGTTTGTCCCTAAAGGAATAGAAGTTGATG GAAAGACTGTTATCACAAGTGACCATGCATTGAAATTGGAGTCTGTTCCTGATTGGATTGCGATAGTAGGAAGTGGTTATATCGGTCTTGAGTTCAGTGATGTTTACACCGCCCTTGGAAGTGAG GTAACATTTATTGAGGCGCTGGATCAGCTGATGCCTGGATTTGATCCTGAGATCAGTAAGCTGGCTCAAAGGGTTCTGATAAATCCAAGAAAAATTGACTATCATACTGGAGTGTTTGCAAGCAAA ATCACTCCAGCAAAAGATGGAAGACCAGTGATGATTGAGCTGATTGATGCTAAAACCAAGGAACCCAAGGATACTTTGGAG GTGGACGCTGCTCTTATTGCTACAGGAAGAGCTCCATTCACCAATGGTCTTGGCCTTGAAAAC ATCAATGTAGCTACGCAGAGAGGTTTCATACCAGTTGATGAGCGAATGCGTGTTATCGACGGAAACGGAAAGCTG GTTCCAAACCTGTACTGCATCGGTGATGCCAATGGTAAACTGATGCTCGCTCATGCAGCCAGTGCCCAAGGAATTTCTG TGGTGGAGCAAGTCACAGGTAGAGATCATGTGCTGAATCATCTTACCATCCCAGCCGCTTGTTTTACTCATCCTGAAATCAGCATGGTGGGATTGACAGAG CCTCAAGCGAGAGAGAAAGCTGAGAAAGAGGGATTTAAAGTAAGTATTGCCAAGACAAGTTTCAAGGCAAACACAAAGGCTCTAGCCGAAAATGAAGGAGAAGGACTCGCTAAG ATGATATACAGACCAGACAATGGTGAAATCCTAGGAGTTCATATCTTCGGGTTGCATGCAGCTGATCTTATCCATGAAGCATCCAACGCTATCGCATTAGGAACACGCATTCAG GACATAAAACTTGCGGTTCATGCACATCCAACTTTGTCTGAAGTTGTAGACGAACTGTTTAAAGCAGCTAAG GTCGAAAGTCCAGCTTCAACAACGCCACAAAGTGTAAAAGCTACTGTATAA